In the Alteromonas sp. M12 genome, one interval contains:
- a CDS encoding amidohydrolase has translation MLNFSTKNFTKKTGIVLLGLIFSQGAFATTFTEAQREAAKEQVVAAVDKNAKLAQVMNDMIFSFGELGFQEFETSAYLTNHLAEQGFKIEKGIAGIPTAWVATWGSGKPVIALGTDLDGIPKASQKPGVAYHDPIVKGAPGHGEGHNSGQVVNILAAMALKEYMSENNIEGTIMLWPGVAEEQLATKAYYVREGYFDDVDAVLYSHVGNRFGTFYGNPFFSGMVSIQYNFYGESAHSAGAPWRGRSALDAVELMSVGINYRREHLRIAQRTHSVVVDGGDQPNVVPSKATSWYYFRELDYPHVKALWEVGDKIAQGAALMTNTTWDSTVMGTAWPGHYNKPMAMRAFENIQKVGMPEWSEADITLAKSLQKEIGAPETGLPSDVMPIVAPPDPKTMTGGGSDDMGDISWVTPSMWLSYPSNIPNLPGHHWSNAVAMATPIAHKGIVAGAKAHAMTMIDLFTDPALMAEVKDYFDNVQTKDTKYQSFLRDTDVPQIHLNKEIMSEFREQMRPFYYDPEKYDTYLEQLGIEYPMVKK, from the coding sequence ATGTTAAATTTCAGTACAAAGAATTTCACCAAAAAGACAGGCATAGTATTGCTTGGCTTAATTTTTTCACAAGGCGCATTCGCCACCACTTTCACCGAAGCACAGCGCGAAGCAGCAAAAGAGCAGGTTGTCGCTGCAGTCGATAAAAACGCAAAACTTGCGCAAGTCATGAACGACATGATTTTTTCATTCGGGGAACTTGGTTTTCAAGAATTTGAAACATCCGCTTATCTCACTAATCACTTAGCTGAACAAGGTTTTAAAATAGAAAAGGGTATTGCTGGTATTCCAACAGCATGGGTCGCGACCTGGGGTTCTGGTAAGCCCGTTATTGCATTAGGGACAGATTTGGATGGCATTCCTAAAGCATCACAAAAACCCGGAGTGGCTTATCATGATCCTATCGTCAAAGGCGCACCCGGCCATGGCGAGGGGCACAATTCTGGCCAAGTCGTTAATATTCTTGCCGCCATGGCATTAAAAGAGTACATGTCTGAAAACAATATAGAAGGCACTATTATGCTGTGGCCTGGGGTAGCTGAAGAGCAGCTTGCCACTAAAGCCTATTATGTGCGTGAAGGTTATTTCGACGATGTAGATGCGGTTCTTTACTCTCACGTTGGAAACCGTTTTGGTACCTTCTATGGCAATCCGTTTTTCTCAGGTATGGTGTCAATTCAATACAATTTTTATGGCGAATCTGCCCACAGTGCTGGAGCGCCTTGGCGCGGCAGAAGTGCATTAGATGCTGTTGAGCTGATGAGCGTTGGTATTAACTATCGTCGAGAACATCTACGCATCGCACAGCGCACCCATTCTGTTGTTGTAGACGGTGGCGATCAACCAAACGTAGTGCCTTCTAAAGCAACTTCTTGGTACTATTTTAGAGAATTAGACTATCCACATGTGAAAGCACTTTGGGAAGTGGGTGATAAGATTGCCCAAGGCGCAGCGTTGATGACTAACACCACGTGGGATTCTACGGTGATGGGCACAGCATGGCCAGGTCATTACAATAAACCTATGGCAATGCGAGCGTTTGAGAATATCCAAAAAGTGGGTATGCCTGAATGGTCTGAAGCTGATATTACCCTTGCCAAATCACTGCAAAAAGAGATTGGCGCGCCAGAAACTGGTTTACCGTCAGACGTTATGCCAATCGTTGCGCCACCTGATCCTAAAACTATGACCGGTGGTGGTTCTGATGATATGGGTGACATATCTTGGGTAACCCCTTCAATGTGGTTGTCATATCCATCGAACATTCCTAATTTGCCCGGACATCATTGGTCAAATGCGGTAGCAATGGCAACGCCTATTGCTCACAAAGGTATTGTTGCCGGAGCAAAAGCCCATGCAATGACCATGATCGATTTATTCACCGACCCTGCGTTAATGGCCGAAGTGAAAGATTATTTCGATAATGTACAAACCAAAGATACTAAGTATCAATCATTTTTACGTGATACCGATGTGCCGCAAATTCATTTGAATAAAGAGATCATGAGCGAGTTTCGTGAACAGATGAGACCTTTTTATTACGATCCTGAAAAGTATGACACTTACCTAGAGCAATTAGGTATTGAATACCCAATGGTGAAAAAATAA